Sequence from the Phragmites australis chromosome 6, lpPhrAust1.1, whole genome shotgun sequence genome:
cttcttcctcctcgatggCAATAAGCACAAACAGCTCGTCCTCCTCGTCACTCGAATCCGAGGAgaacatcatcatttcctccgaATCTGAGGAGTTCATCTTCTATTTGGAAAACGAGGAACTAGTTTGAGTCCCCTTTGAGGATGGCGGCCCTTTTATAGTGCTACAAATCTTCCATGCGAATCCACACTTCAATAGCTTCCATTGCAAGCCGCTTGCAAAGTCCAATTCCTTCCACCACAAACCGTCTACCCAGTCAACACTCTAATCCCGTACTGCATACGCCCGTACATTCACCGTATAAAAGCATTCATCATAAAAATAAGGATTCCGtaacaaatatattaaaatattcaATGTCTGTTGGGGAAGGAAATGCTGTTGGAGTGCAggatcctgaagggaatgaatcTGGGAAGGGAATCCTGCTGGGAAGGGATTTTGGAGTGGGAAGGGAAGGAAACGGTTGGGGTTGGTCTTACGGTGGTTATTGGCATTTTTTTGGTCCAGACATTATAGTTAGGTTGAAGAGTCATTTTAGGATCATACAATAAAACCTTTCGAGAATAGTAAAGATACCCATAACAATTATATTTTATAGCACAACACAACAGAAACAATGCAACCACATATCGGTCCTCAGAGAATTGGATCGCTAATCGATTTGAAGGGCTAATTCGAGTCTGTCAGCATTATTTCCTATCGATGATTTATAATTGTGTTGCATTCAAGTTTTGTTAACAATTGTATTAGCATTTATTGACGATGGCGCACATTATTTGTACAACCAAATCATGGTCAGCTACATGCACTCGAAAGTGGTGACCTCACTTGTCTCAAGCTACCTCTGTCTGAACTATTGTATCTTTCAACTTAGAGTCGGCCAAACGAACAAATAGTTTAGAGCTGTTGTCTTTCAGTAGCAGGAGAACAACTTCTTTCAATTTTAACCCGTGCTCTCACGTCATTTGCCATGTATATATAGGACACTCCTATAGCACGCTACTCCACCGAAAACTTAACTGTCGATGTCTTCTGTGAGGGAGCAGTTCTTTACTATCTTTGAACcaaactatatatatagggaAATGATGCGACGCCCATCCCAGTAGGCATCTAGTGGCAAAGTATGAGCAAAGAAGACACTGATGCACCActtcattatatatataataacaaTTCAATTTTCAAACAATACACTATAAAATAGCATTGTAATTTTCTTAGGATCCTAATGCATATGCACCATGATCCACGAACCTAACGTCGGGCACCAATGAATCAAAAACTTCATGTATATGCACTAGATGCATTGACAACTTTACCAAGCATTTGTCTCGTCAAAGAAGCAagtcaaaggaaagaaaaaaaaaagtttgccaAGCAGTTCAGGGCTTTAGGCAATCAGGgggacttaaaaaaaaaagaaaagaaaaagaaaaggcagccagGGGTGAAATGGTCATTCTATCGCTCGTGGCTGGTCCGGTCGCCGTCTCCTCCGAGTCCTCGACTCCTCCCCATCCCACCATCTCCATTCTgcctctttttttaattttttttaaaaaacaccAACCCCACGGAGACACCGGCCTCTTCTCGATCGAACGCCTAGGGTTTCATCAGAAAAAACAGAGGTCCGGAGAACCCAATCCCTGGCCATGGCCGCGTCCACCTTCAGCGGCGATGAGACGGCGCCCTTCTTCGGGTTCctgggcgcggcggcggcgctggtaTTCTCGTGCATGGGCGCCGCGTACGGTACGGCCAAGAGCGGCGTCGGTGTGGCGTCGATGGGAGTGATGCGGCCGGAGCTGGTCATGAAGTCGATCGTGCCCGTGGTCATGGCTGGAGTGCTCGGCATCTACGGCCTCATCATCGCCGTCATCATCAGCACCGGGATCAACCCCAAGGCCAAGCCCTACTTCCTCTTCGATGGATACGCCCACCTCTCCTCCGGCCTCGCCTGCGGCCTCGCTGGGCTCGCCGCTGGAATGGCCATCGGCATTGTTGGCGACGCCGGCGTCAGGTCAACCCCGATCCCAAATCCACCCTTCCAAAGGAGcaattatttttgttattttagtgCATTTTGGTTCATCCGTTCGTGTGGTGAAATTGATCAGAAAGCCGTATCTTAGTCCTACTGAATGTGCTGTTCGTTTGGGTGCTGGTAGAATTTCACTCTTCTTTGCTCCCTTTGGATGATCAGTTAAACAAATCGAGCTGGGTTTGTATAGATTAACAGGCTTACTGCCCACTTCCCAGCTGTGTTTGGAGGCAAATGGGGTTGCTTAAGTGGCGTGATACTGAGCAAGTGGATTATCTAGGAGCTTTCCAGTATGTCACGTACGTGTAGGGGTTATAGACTTATGAATCCGCTGTAGAACTGTTTGTTTCAGAAATAAGGAGGTTCTTTTTTTTCCGGTACATTTACAATATGTACTGTGACACAATGGAATGGTATTTCATTTAGATGGATTGTAGTAAAATTATATAGGACTCGGAATCGTGGAGTACCACACGCTATAGCACTGATATCAATGTATGACATAAGAAGCCGGCGACCTGaatgtttatttctttttatgtcACTGCACCATAGCCTAGCCATGGGGTTTATTCAGACCCTTTTGCTCTGGATGATATGATCTGaatgtttctctcttttttagcTGAACCATAGAAAAGTAAGGCAATATAATACATGCATGGTGACATGGCATTTGTTGTGCCAAAAGGATATATAAGCTTTGGGGATGCACAAGTCATTTCTGCACCTATGCATCTTAGACATGGCAAAAGTAATTCGATGCATATCCAGTATGTATTCATCACAAAACTAACGAGGATTCATCCCCATGAGAAACCTTGACGCTCACTCTAGATGCATATCATATAATAGGTACAAATCCACTTTATTAAACACACCCTGAGTTGAGACTTGGCCTAAATTTTATTGACCTTTTTGTTACATGGCTGTCCTTATCACAGTTGGTTGT
This genomic interval carries:
- the LOC133922007 gene encoding V-type proton ATPase 16 kDa proteolipid subunit-like, which encodes MAASTFSGDETAPFFGFLGAAAALVFSCMGAAYGTAKSGVGVASMGVMRPELVMKSIVPVVMAGVLGIYGLIIAVIISTGINPKAKPYFLFDGYAHLSSGLACGLAGLAAGMAIGIVGDAGVRANAQQPKLFVGMILILIFAEALALYGLIVGIILSSRAGQSRAD